A single genomic interval of Solimonas sp. K1W22B-7 harbors:
- a CDS encoding CoA transferase — translation MSERENAVALVYAERLLAQLGQQASSPLALAETHPALRWSRSGLMALTGEPDTPTMFPAPLAACADAALAALASLAPAGALDGIDAAQLLAERAAIAGHVRAGAISPGGACRLLQAADGWIALNLARDDDWELLPAWLEAEVSADWDSVASAVKAREVAPLIEQGHLLGLALANVNPSPACGRGAGEGMDPRGRAMHGAIAEERGSVNDGWMTIAQLYRNPLSPPLSRKRERGAKEAPRVLDLSSLWAGPLCGHLLHKLGADVVKLESTQRPDGARNGPLDFFNLLNAGKRSVALDLRSEEGRAQLRALIAAADIVIEASRPRALRQMGFDAEALAREHGLTWISLSGHGRGEPQEQWIAYGDDAAVAAGLTAILHRATGQQLIVGDAIADPLTGLHAALAAWSGWLQGGGRLVSLALREVVQHCLEFDLPNDAALRERQRAWTALADRDGGARAPVARKASGTAPALGAHTDEVLAEWTHPC, via the coding sequence ATGTCCGAGCGCGAGAACGCCGTAGCACTGGTTTACGCCGAACGCCTGCTGGCCCAGTTGGGTCAGCAGGCTTCGAGCCCGCTCGCCCTGGCTGAGACGCATCCCGCCCTGCGCTGGTCGCGCAGCGGCCTGATGGCGCTGACCGGCGAGCCCGATACCCCCACCATGTTTCCCGCGCCGCTGGCGGCCTGCGCCGACGCCGCCCTGGCCGCGCTGGCAAGCCTGGCGCCGGCCGGCGCGCTGGATGGCATCGACGCCGCGCAACTGCTGGCCGAACGCGCTGCCATTGCCGGCCATGTACGTGCCGGCGCCATCTCTCCCGGAGGCGCCTGCCGCTTGCTGCAGGCTGCCGATGGCTGGATTGCGCTGAACCTTGCGCGTGACGATGACTGGGAATTGCTGCCGGCCTGGCTGGAGGCGGAAGTCTCGGCGGACTGGGACTCGGTCGCGAGCGCGGTGAAAGCACGCGAGGTTGCACCGCTGATCGAGCAGGGCCACCTATTGGGTTTAGCTCTCGCAAATGTGAACCCCTCTCCCGCTTGCGGGAGAGGGGCAGGCGAGGGGATGGATCCCCGAGGTAGGGCAATGCATGGAGCAATTGCCGAGGAGAGGGGTTCTGTAAATGATGGTTGGATGACCATAGCCCAGCTTTACAGAAACCCTCTCTCCCCACCTCTCTCCCGCAAGCGGGAGAGAGGAGCAAAAGAAGCCCCGCGCGTCCTCGATCTCTCCTCCCTCTGGGCCGGCCCGCTCTGCGGGCACCTGCTGCACAAGCTCGGCGCCGACGTGGTCAAGCTGGAAAGCACGCAACGTCCCGACGGCGCCCGCAATGGCCCACTGGATTTCTTCAATCTGCTCAATGCCGGCAAGCGCAGTGTCGCGCTCGACCTGCGCAGCGAAGAGGGCCGCGCGCAACTGCGCGCGCTGATCGCCGCCGCCGACATCGTCATCGAAGCTTCGCGTCCGCGTGCCCTGCGGCAGATGGGCTTCGACGCCGAAGCGCTGGCGCGCGAGCATGGCCTGACCTGGATCAGCCTCAGCGGCCATGGCCGCGGCGAACCGCAGGAGCAGTGGATCGCCTACGGCGACGATGCCGCCGTGGCCGCCGGGCTCACGGCGATCCTGCATCGTGCGACCGGGCAGCAGCTGATCGTCGGCGACGCGATCGCCGATCCCCTGACCGGCCTGCATGCGGCCCTGGCCGCCTGGAGCGGCTGGCTGCAAGGCGGCGGCCGGCTGGTGTCGCTGGCACTGCGCGAGGTCGTGCAGCACTGCCTGGAATTCGACCTGCCGAACGACGCAGCCTTGCGCGAGCGCCAGCGCGCCTGGACGGCGCTGGCCGATCGTGACGGCGGTGCCCGTGCTCCGGTCGCGCGCAAGGCTTCCGGCACGGCGCCGGCTCTGGGCGCGCACACCGACGAAGTGCTGGCCGAATGGACACACCCGTGCTGA
- a CDS encoding pyrroloquinoline quinone-dependent dehydrogenase, translating to MPQRLCRAVLLFLLPLAALAAEAPSQWPYVGGDAGGQRWSPLKDIRRDNVQKLKPAWTFNHGDFSQGNEQHGATAFQATPLQVDGTLYFCTPYNRIIALDAASGRQKWRFDPKVKLDGVYSPVCRGVAYWRDAQAKTGAACAERIYGGTVDARLIAVDARSGKRCEDFGVKGEVNLLQGLGKVGVAEYYMTSPPQVIRDRIVTGAFVKDGQRITAPSGALRAFDARTGELKWVWDPVPPGTPAVTAEQVKQGATLTPGTPNVWAMMSADPENGLVFAPTGNAAPDHYGGAERHGLDYFASSIVALDADTGALRWRFQTVHHDVWDYDVAAQPVLFTARIGGKPVPALVAATKLGFVFVLNRLTGEPLFPVEERRVPQSTLPGEHTSPTQPFPTRPAPLHPLTLKREDLWGVTFWDKGKCQEAFDALEYKGVFTPPSLKGSLQYPGLGGGINWGSVSVDPVRNRLLVNLQAAPFTIQAVPRKDYHGAAGATDLVGMHPQEGTPYVTVRAPFLSPLQTPCVPPPWGRLVAIDLDSGSKLWDRSLGTLKGLAPFGDHFDTGTPNSGGVLQTAGGVAFIAATMDKSLRAIDTDSGAELWRYELPFAGHATPMTYKAAGKQYLVIGAGGHGALGTKTGDAIVAFTLQ from the coding sequence ATGCCCCAGCGTCTCTGCCGTGCCGTCCTGCTGTTCCTGCTGCCCCTGGCCGCGCTCGCGGCGGAAGCCCCCAGCCAGTGGCCCTACGTCGGCGGCGACGCCGGTGGGCAGCGCTGGTCGCCGCTCAAGGACATCCGGCGCGACAACGTGCAGAAGCTCAAGCCCGCCTGGACCTTCAACCACGGCGATTTCTCGCAGGGCAACGAACAGCACGGTGCCACCGCCTTCCAGGCCACGCCGCTGCAGGTCGACGGCACGCTGTACTTCTGCACACCCTACAACCGCATCATCGCGCTGGACGCCGCCAGCGGCCGCCAGAAATGGCGCTTCGATCCCAAGGTGAAGCTCGACGGTGTCTACTCGCCGGTGTGCCGCGGCGTGGCCTACTGGCGCGACGCGCAGGCCAAGACCGGCGCCGCCTGTGCCGAACGCATCTACGGCGGCACGGTCGACGCGCGCCTGATCGCGGTGGACGCGCGCAGCGGCAAGCGCTGCGAGGATTTCGGAGTGAAGGGCGAGGTCAACCTGCTGCAGGGCCTGGGCAAGGTCGGTGTCGCCGAGTACTACATGACCTCGCCGCCGCAGGTGATCCGCGACCGTATCGTCACCGGCGCCTTCGTCAAGGACGGCCAGCGCATCACCGCGCCCAGCGGCGCGCTGCGCGCCTTCGACGCACGCACGGGTGAACTGAAGTGGGTCTGGGACCCGGTGCCGCCGGGCACGCCGGCGGTGACCGCCGAGCAGGTGAAGCAGGGCGCCACGCTGACGCCCGGCACGCCGAACGTCTGGGCGATGATGTCGGCCGATCCCGAGAACGGCCTGGTCTTCGCGCCCACCGGCAACGCCGCGCCCGACCACTACGGTGGCGCCGAGCGTCACGGACTGGACTACTTCGCTTCGTCCATCGTCGCGCTGGACGCCGACACCGGCGCGCTGCGCTGGCGCTTCCAGACCGTGCACCACGACGTCTGGGACTACGACGTCGCCGCGCAGCCCGTGCTGTTCACCGCGCGCATCGGCGGCAAGCCGGTGCCGGCGCTGGTGGCGGCAACCAAGCTCGGCTTCGTCTTCGTGCTCAATCGCCTCACCGGCGAGCCGCTGTTCCCGGTGGAGGAGCGCAGGGTTCCGCAGTCGACGCTGCCCGGCGAGCACACCTCGCCGACGCAGCCTTTCCCGACACGGCCGGCACCGCTGCACCCGCTGACGCTCAAGCGCGAGGATCTCTGGGGCGTCACCTTCTGGGACAAGGGCAAGTGCCAGGAAGCTTTCGATGCGCTGGAGTACAAGGGCGTGTTCACGCCGCCCTCGCTGAAAGGCTCGCTGCAGTACCCGGGCCTGGGCGGCGGCATCAACTGGGGCTCGGTCTCGGTGGACCCGGTGCGCAACCGCCTGCTGGTCAACCTGCAGGCCGCGCCGTTCACGATCCAGGCCGTGCCGCGCAAGGACTACCACGGCGCCGCCGGCGCCACCGACCTGGTCGGCATGCACCCGCAGGAAGGCACGCCCTACGTCACCGTGCGCGCGCCCTTCCTGTCGCCGCTGCAGACACCCTGCGTGCCGCCGCCCTGGGGCCGGCTGGTGGCCATCGATCTGGACAGCGGCAGCAAGCTCTGGGACCGCAGCCTCGGCACGCTCAAGGGCCTGGCTCCCTTCGGCGATCACTTCGACACCGGCACGCCCAATTCCGGCGGCGTGCTGCAGACCGCCGGTGGCGTCGCCTTCATCGCCGCCACCATGGACAAGTCCCTGCGCGCGATCGACACCGACAGCGGTGCCGAGCTGTGGCGCTACGAGTTGCCCTTCGCGGGACATGCCACGCCGATGACCTACAAGGCGGCGGGCAAGCAATACCTGGTGATCGGTGCCGGCGGCCACGGCGCGCTGGGCACCAAGACCGGCGACGCGATCGTCGCCTTCACCCTTCAGTAA
- a CDS encoding Zn-ribbon domain-containing OB-fold protein has product MSTPETPAAPAAPKPTRIPPIVTIDAKFFWEGADKELFLGQKCGDCGKFRFPPRPMCPICFSVKSEEVPLSGKGTVHSWAIARHPPPFGFKEAPIIAVIELEEGTRFVSNVVGVAYDQVTQDMPVEVCFEPTMNNHKVPVFRPIKR; this is encoded by the coding sequence ATGAGCACGCCAGAAACGCCTGCGGCACCCGCCGCGCCCAAGCCGACCCGCATCCCGCCGATCGTCACCATCGACGCCAAGTTCTTCTGGGAGGGCGCCGACAAGGAGCTGTTCCTCGGCCAGAAGTGCGGCGACTGCGGCAAGTTCCGCTTCCCGCCGCGGCCGATGTGCCCGATCTGCTTCAGCGTCAAGAGCGAGGAAGTCCCGCTGTCCGGCAAGGGCACCGTGCATTCCTGGGCCATCGCCCGCCATCCGCCTCCGTTCGGCTTCAAGGAAGCCCCGATCATCGCCGTGATCGAACTGGAAGAGGGCACCCGCTTCGTTTCCAACGTCGTCGGCGTGGCCTACGACCAGGTGACGCAGGACATGCCGGTGGAGGTCTGCTTCGAGCCGACCATGAACAATCACAAGGTGCCGGTGTTCCGGCCCATCAAGCGTTAA
- a CDS encoding SRPBCC domain-containing protein, which translates to MPFVIEKTLEIAAPAEVVWEVITDIARYPEWNPFQVEMQTSFKPGDPIDMRVKLMARPQAQREWVTEFVPGKRFAYQMKAVPLNTLSSQRSHDVEAIGPGRTRYRSYFHLKGWLHPVVVGLLGSKLQTGFAGMTAGIQQRSEELARQRKAA; encoded by the coding sequence ATGCCCTTCGTCATCGAAAAGACCCTCGAGATTGCCGCCCCTGCCGAAGTGGTGTGGGAAGTGATCACCGACATCGCGCGCTACCCGGAATGGAATCCCTTCCAGGTCGAGATGCAGACCTCCTTCAAACCCGGCGATCCCATCGACATGCGGGTCAAGCTGATGGCCAGGCCGCAGGCTCAGCGCGAATGGGTCACCGAGTTCGTGCCCGGCAAGCGCTTCGCCTACCAGATGAAGGCGGTGCCGCTGAACACGCTGTCGAGCCAGCGCTCGCACGACGTCGAGGCCATCGGCCCCGGCCGCACGCGCTACCGCTCCTACTTCCACCTCAAGGGCTGGCTGCACCCGGTGGTGGTGGGTCTGCTGGGGTCGAAGCTGCAGACCGGTTTCGCCGGCATGACCGCCGGCATCCAGCAGCGCTCCGAGGAGCTCGCGCGCCAGCGCAAGGCCGCCTGA
- a CDS encoding Rieske (2Fe-2S) protein: protein MKRVELAASGEVQEGQLHAVSAEGRSLLLTRVGGRACAVENRCPHFNLPMTRGKVENGVIRCPWHGSRFDACSGENIDWVTAVAGLPLPQWSRALVAAGRKPAPLQTVAVTEVDGKLYLES, encoded by the coding sequence ATGAAGCGAGTCGAACTGGCGGCCTCGGGGGAGGTCCAGGAAGGACAGCTGCATGCAGTGAGCGCCGAAGGGCGCTCACTGCTGCTGACCCGTGTCGGCGGCCGCGCCTGCGCCGTCGAGAACCGCTGTCCCCACTTCAACCTGCCCATGACCCGCGGCAAGGTCGAGAACGGCGTGATCCGCTGCCCCTGGCACGGCTCGCGCTTCGACGCCTGCAGTGGTGAAAACATCGACTGGGTCACCGCCGTCGCCGGCCTGCCGCTGCCGCAGTGGAGCCGTGCCCTGGTCGCCGCCGGCCGCAAGCCCGCGCCGCTCCAGACCGTCGCCGTCACCGAAGTGGACGGCAAGCTGTATCTCGAAAGCTGA
- a CDS encoding alpha/beta hydrolase, giving the protein MLTHSEYGASLRVESGIELPDLPSARIAVDVHTPDFRSLRSPPVVLVCLPGGGMNRRYYDLMPSDGDSSFSFARQMSARGFIVVTMDHLGIGDSDRPEDGYLLTADLLARANSQATHAVLRRLREGSLVPGIPRLPHLLSLGVGHSMGAMMTVLQQAQAQQHAGIVLLGFSTRGLPEYVPAEARELAADPAAARVHLPRLAKKMFVESYPVIRPDPQSNSIYGGGNADPRAVEAIKAARGPLLPVPAFMSMLPGNVAPEAAQIEVPIFLGLGERDMAGPTHQIPAAFPKSRDVTLHILKEAGHSHFLFPSRDGLFERLALWIRAVVEISAERAAG; this is encoded by the coding sequence ATGCTGACCCATTCCGAGTACGGCGCGAGCCTGCGCGTCGAATCCGGCATCGAGCTGCCGGACCTGCCTTCGGCGCGCATCGCCGTGGACGTGCACACGCCCGACTTCCGCAGCCTGCGTTCGCCGCCGGTGGTGCTGGTCTGCCTGCCCGGTGGCGGCATGAACCGCCGCTACTACGACCTGATGCCCTCGGACGGCGACAGCAGCTTCAGCTTCGCGCGGCAGATGAGCGCGCGCGGCTTCATCGTCGTCACCATGGATCACCTCGGCATCGGCGACAGCGACCGTCCCGAGGACGGCTACCTGTTGACCGCCGACTTGCTGGCCCGTGCCAACAGCCAGGCCACTCATGCCGTGCTGCGCCGCCTGCGCGAAGGCAGCCTGGTGCCGGGCATTCCACGCCTGCCGCATCTGCTGAGCCTGGGTGTCGGCCATTCCATGGGCGCGATGATGACCGTCCTGCAGCAGGCGCAGGCGCAGCAGCATGCCGGCATCGTGCTGCTGGGCTTCTCCACCCGCGGCCTGCCGGAATACGTGCCGGCCGAGGCGCGCGAGCTGGCGGCGGATCCCGCTGCGGCACGTGTCCACCTGCCGCGCCTGGCCAAGAAGATGTTCGTCGAGTCCTACCCGGTGATCCGGCCCGATCCGCAGTCCAATTCGATCTACGGCGGCGGCAATGCCGACCCGCGCGCGGTCGAGGCGATCAAGGCGGCACGCGGTCCCCTGCTGCCGGTACCGGCCTTCATGTCGATGCTGCCCGGCAATGTCGCGCCCGAGGCGGCGCAGATCGAGGTGCCGATCTTCCTGGGCCTGGGCGAGCGCGACATGGCCGGCCCCACCCACCAGATTCCGGCGGCCTTCCCCAAGTCGCGCGACGTCACCCTGCACATCCTCAAGGAAGCCGGCCACAGCCACTTCCTGTTCCCCTCGCGCGATGGCCTGTTCGAGCGCCTGGCGCTGTGGATCCGCGCCGTGGTGGAGATCTCGGCGGAGCGCGCCGCGGGCTGA
- a CDS encoding thiolase C-terminal domain-containing protein: MARKFTEAAIAGIGATEFSKESGRSELQLAAECAKAACDDAGISPHDIDGMITFTIDNSDEMMLARCLGVKNLAYTTRIPGGGAAAAGTIFQAMAMVNAGVCNNVLIWRAMNERSQYRFGQNPTNTTSYQSGNGTGSLLWCVPFGAMTPASWGALQAQRYMHKYGVTNLDLGHISVQQRKYAATNPKAWFYNKPITLEDHQNSKWIMEPILRMLDCCQESDGGQAILVTSLERARDLKQKPVRILGATQSIPYNVEVISNYYHEDLTVMPEAQGTAKRLWEMTGLKPTDMQAAMIYDAFTPHVLLQLEGFGFCKAGEGKDFVKSGALAIDGLLPTNTHGGLLGEAYIHGMNSMAEGVRQIRGSSVNQVKNVSNVLVSSGMAGAVLSVG, translated from the coding sequence ATGGCCCGCAAATTCACCGAAGCCGCCATTGCCGGCATCGGCGCCACCGAGTTTTCCAAGGAGTCCGGCCGCAGCGAGCTGCAGCTGGCCGCCGAGTGCGCCAAGGCCGCCTGCGACGACGCCGGCATCAGCCCGCACGACATCGACGGCATGATCACCTTCACCATCGACAACAGCGACGAGATGATGCTCGCGCGTTGCCTGGGCGTGAAGAACCTGGCCTACACCACGCGCATCCCCGGCGGCGGCGCCGCCGCGGCCGGCACGATCTTCCAGGCCATGGCCATGGTCAACGCCGGCGTCTGCAACAACGTGCTGATCTGGCGCGCGATGAACGAGCGCAGCCAGTACCGCTTCGGCCAGAACCCGACCAACACCACCAGCTACCAGTCCGGCAACGGCACCGGCTCGCTGCTGTGGTGCGTGCCCTTCGGCGCCATGACCCCGGCCAGCTGGGGCGCGCTGCAGGCGCAGCGCTACATGCACAAGTACGGCGTCACCAACCTCGACCTGGGCCATATCTCGGTGCAGCAGCGCAAGTACGCCGCCACCAACCCCAAGGCCTGGTTCTACAACAAGCCCATTACGCTGGAAGACCACCAGAACTCCAAGTGGATCATGGAGCCGATCCTGCGCATGCTCGACTGCTGCCAGGAGAGCGACGGCGGCCAGGCGATCCTGGTCACCAGCCTGGAGCGTGCGCGCGACCTGAAGCAGAAGCCGGTGCGCATCCTCGGCGCCACCCAGTCGATCCCCTACAACGTGGAAGTGATCTCCAACTACTACCACGAAGACCTGACCGTGATGCCGGAGGCGCAGGGCACCGCCAAGCGCCTGTGGGAGATGACCGGTCTGAAGCCCACCGACATGCAGGCGGCGATGATCTATGACGCCTTCACCCCGCACGTGCTGCTGCAGCTCGAAGGCTTCGGCTTCTGCAAGGCGGGCGAGGGCAAGGACTTCGTCAAGTCCGGTGCGCTGGCGATCGACGGCCTGCTGCCGACGAATACCCATGGCGGCCTGCTCGGAGAGGCGTATATTCACGGCATGAACAGCATGGCCGAAGGCGTGCGCCAGATTCGCGGCAGCTCGGTCAACCAGGTCAAGAACGTCAGCAACGTGCTGGTGTCCTCCGGCATGGCGGGAGCGGTTCTCAGCGTCGGGTAA
- a CDS encoding FAD-binding protein has translation MSEQNWDHETDVLVVGTGAGAMTAALRAARAGAKVLMVEKGTHYGGTSATSGGGLWIPANHLMPGCDIPDSEEEALGYMRALTGDDVPEANVRSYVSNGRRMLRWLVDHSRVEFQAMPYYADYYQHLAGAKPGGRSIDPLSYDARQLGEDFAGLHEPHRQTRVMGMMGYTNTEGAILLSKSPGWFKLLLQLAVGYFLDLPWRLFSRRSRRLTMGNALVARLRHSLVDAGVPIWLASPAVDLLPDGQGGVAGATVKREGRLLRVRARKAVILGSGGFEHNQQLRERYLPAPSNTQWSAANPNNTGDMLLAAQKLGAATALMDEAWWGPTIHLQGEDRARMLFTERSMPGAIVVNQAGQRFFNESVAYTTAVQAMYGPGNLPAYIVFDARYKREYPYGPLLPGGMHLNWLQPAQRKLLTRAASLPELASRLGIDPAGLQATVARFNGFAAAGKDADYQRGENPYDLLYGDVRIQPNPCLAPVAEAPYYAMQIHPGDIGTKGGLKTDEHARVLDGNGAPLRGLYAIGNCAASVTGRYYPGAGATLGPAMTFGFLAAEHACAVTS, from the coding sequence ATGAGCGAGCAGAACTGGGACCACGAAACCGATGTGCTGGTGGTCGGCACCGGCGCCGGCGCCATGACCGCCGCGCTGCGCGCCGCCAGGGCCGGTGCCAAGGTGCTGATGGTGGAGAAGGGGACGCACTACGGCGGCACCTCCGCCACCTCCGGCGGCGGCCTGTGGATCCCAGCCAACCACCTGATGCCGGGCTGCGACATCCCCGACAGCGAGGAGGAAGCGCTGGGCTACATGCGCGCGCTCACCGGCGACGATGTGCCCGAGGCCAACGTCCGCTCCTACGTGTCCAATGGCCGGCGCATGCTGCGCTGGCTGGTGGATCACAGCCGCGTCGAGTTCCAGGCCATGCCCTACTACGCGGACTACTACCAGCACCTGGCCGGTGCCAAGCCCGGCGGCCGCTCCATCGACCCGCTGTCCTACGACGCGCGCCAGCTGGGCGAGGACTTCGCCGGACTGCACGAGCCGCATCGCCAGACCCGCGTGATGGGCATGATGGGCTACACCAACACCGAGGGTGCGATCCTGCTGTCGAAATCGCCTGGCTGGTTCAAGCTGCTGCTGCAGCTGGCCGTGGGTTATTTCCTGGATTTGCCCTGGCGTCTGTTCTCGCGCCGTTCGCGGCGCCTGACCATGGGCAACGCCCTGGTCGCGCGCCTGCGTCACTCCCTGGTGGACGCCGGCGTGCCGATCTGGCTGGCCTCGCCCGCGGTGGACCTGCTGCCCGACGGGCAGGGCGGGGTGGCCGGCGCCACCGTGAAGCGCGAGGGCCGCCTGCTGCGGGTGCGCGCCCGCAAGGCGGTGATCCTCGGCAGCGGCGGCTTCGAGCACAACCAGCAGCTGCGCGAACGCTACCTGCCGGCGCCCAGCAACACGCAATGGTCTGCCGCCAACCCCAACAATACCGGCGACATGCTGCTGGCCGCGCAGAAGCTGGGCGCCGCCACCGCTTTGATGGACGAGGCCTGGTGGGGGCCGACCATCCACCTCCAGGGCGAGGACCGCGCGCGCATGCTGTTCACCGAGCGCTCCATGCCCGGTGCCATCGTCGTCAACCAGGCAGGCCAGCGCTTCTTCAACGAATCGGTGGCCTACACCACCGCGGTGCAGGCCATGTACGGCCCCGGCAACCTGCCGGCCTACATCGTCTTCGACGCGCGCTACAAGCGCGAATACCCCTATGGGCCGCTGCTGCCCGGCGGCATGCACCTGAACTGGCTGCAGCCGGCGCAGCGCAAGCTGCTCACCCGCGCCGCCAGCCTTCCGGAACTGGCCAGCCGGCTCGGCATCGACCCCGCCGGCCTGCAGGCCACGGTGGCGCGCTTCAACGGCTTTGCCGCCGCCGGCAAGGACGCCGACTACCAGCGCGGGGAGAACCCCTACGACCTGCTCTACGGCGACGTCCGCATCCAGCCCAACCCTTGCCTGGCACCGGTGGCCGAAGCGCCGTACTACGCCATGCAGATCCACCCGGGCGACATCGGCACCAAGGGCGGCCTCAAGACCGATGAGCATGCCCGGGTGCTGGATGGCAATGGCGCCCCGTTGCGCGGGCTGTACGCCATCGGCAACTGCGCCGCCTCGGTGACTGGGCGATACTATCCGGGCGCCGGTGCCACCCTCGGGCCGGCCATGACCTTCGGATTCCTTGCCGCTGAACACGCATGTGCAGTGACCTCGTAG
- a CDS encoding TetR/AcrR family transcriptional regulator codes for MCSDLVAGKRRKASADAAAAPLGKQALKTRRTREKIISAVISLIKEGGYSHASSSRIAERAGITWGAAQHHFGNKEEILEAVMNLAHERFAQRMADPALRSGTLEQRVELFLETMWSHYQDDAYLAMLEILLATRGFHEVAPANWEDRFSRDLLVSLREIFVDAKVDDARAREVLTFAHCFLTGLTIERVFEQKVRNTGRYLQRIQQTVLAMLKDS; via the coding sequence ATGTGCAGTGACCTCGTAGCCGGCAAGCGCCGGAAAGCCTCCGCCGATGCCGCCGCCGCGCCCCTGGGCAAGCAGGCGCTGAAGACCCGGCGTACCCGCGAAAAGATCATTTCCGCGGTCATTTCCCTGATCAAGGAGGGCGGCTACTCGCATGCCTCCTCCAGCCGCATCGCCGAGCGCGCCGGCATCACCTGGGGCGCGGCCCAGCACCACTTCGGCAACAAGGAAGAAATCCTCGAGGCCGTGATGAACCTGGCCCACGAGCGCTTCGCCCAGCGCATGGCCGACCCGGCCCTGCGCAGCGGCACGCTGGAGCAGCGCGTGGAGCTGTTCCTGGAGACCATGTGGTCGCACTACCAGGACGATGCCTACCTGGCCATGCTGGAAATCCTGCTGGCCACCCGCGGTTTCCACGAAGTGGCCCCCGCCAACTGGGAAGACCGCTTCAGCCGCGACCTGCTGGTCTCCCTGCGCGAGATCTTTGTCGATGCGAAGGTCGATGATGCCCGTGCCCGCGAGGTCCTGACCTTCGCCCACTGCTTCCTGACCGGCCTGACCATCGAGCGCGTGTTCGAGCAGAAGGTGCGCAATACCGGCCGTTACCTGCAACGCATCCAGCAGACCGTGCTGGCGATGCTCAAAGACAGCTAG
- a CDS encoding class I adenylate-forming enzyme family protein, producing MNISTILDMAAEAFGDRIGVVSGGQRYTYAELREAAWRAARRFKASGVAYVALLDVNSPAAPVALFGAAYAGIPYVPLNYRLTPAEINKLLARVAPAVLITSADLAGKIEPRSDIQVIDREAFLSLPEGGDEPPQPDEDPRAIAVQLFTSGTTGEPKAAILRHENLMSYIVGTVEFAAAEEDDAIVVTVPPYHIAGISAALSSTYACRRMVQMENFEAAAWLDACRDNRVSNAFLVPTMLQRIVDHLVETGAQPQLPALRALAYGGGKMPLSTIAKAMQLFPKVDFTNAYGLTETSSTIAVLGPDDHRAAAASSDPAVQRRLASVGKPGAVEIEIRDESGKVLGAEEAGLVFVRGPQVSGEYLSLGSQLDADGWFPTKDRGYLDAEGYLFLDGRADDVIVRGGENISPGEIEDVLLGHPAVADVAVVAMPDEQWGEGVAAAVVLKAGASASIAELQDLVRDKLRSSRVPQAIVFKDALPYNELGKVLRRVIRQEFVQQAA from the coding sequence ATGAACATCTCAACCATTCTGGACATGGCCGCCGAAGCCTTCGGCGACCGCATCGGCGTCGTCTCCGGCGGCCAGCGCTACACCTATGCCGAACTGCGCGAGGCGGCCTGGCGTGCGGCCCGCCGCTTCAAGGCCAGCGGCGTCGCCTACGTTGCCCTGCTGGACGTGAACAGTCCCGCCGCGCCGGTGGCGCTGTTCGGTGCCGCCTACGCCGGCATCCCCTACGTGCCGCTCAACTACCGCCTGACCCCGGCCGAGATCAACAAGCTGCTGGCGCGCGTCGCCCCGGCCGTGCTGATCACCAGCGCAGACCTGGCCGGCAAGATCGAGCCGCGCAGCGACATCCAGGTGATCGATCGCGAAGCCTTCCTGTCCCTGCCGGAAGGCGGCGACGAGCCGCCGCAGCCGGACGAAGATCCGCGCGCCATCGCCGTGCAGCTGTTCACCAGCGGTACCACCGGTGAGCCCAAGGCCGCGATCCTGCGCCACGAAAACCTGATGTCGTACATCGTTGGGACCGTGGAATTCGCCGCTGCCGAGGAAGACGACGCCATCGTCGTCACCGTGCCGCCGTACCACATCGCTGGCATCTCGGCAGCGCTCAGCTCCACCTATGCCTGCCGCCGCATGGTGCAGATGGAGAACTTCGAGGCCGCCGCCTGGCTCGATGCCTGCCGCGACAACCGTGTCAGCAACGCCTTCCTGGTGCCCACGATGCTGCAGCGCATCGTCGATCACCTGGTGGAGACCGGTGCGCAGCCGCAGCTGCCGGCGCTGCGCGCGCTGGCCTACGGCGGCGGCAAGATGCCGCTGTCCACCATCGCCAAGGCGATGCAACTGTTCCCCAAGGTGGATTTCACCAACGCCTACGGCCTGACCGAAACCAGCTCGACGATCGCCGTGCTGGGCCCGGACGACCACCGTGCCGCCGCCGCCAGCAGCGACCCTGCCGTGCAGCGCCGCCTGGCCTCGGTGGGCAAGCCCGGCGCCGTGGAGATCGAAATCCGCGACGAGTCCGGCAAGGTGCTGGGCGCCGAGGAAGCGGGCCTGGTGTTCGTGCGCGGTCCGCAGGTTTCGGGTGAGTACCTGTCCCTGGGCAGCCAGCTCGACGCCGACGGCTGGTTCCCGACCAAGGATCGCGGCTACCTCGACGCCGAGGGTTACCTGTTCCTCGACGGCCGTGCCGACGACGTCATCGTGCGCGGCGGCGAGAACATCTCCCCGGGCGAGATCGAGGACGTGCTGCTGGGCCACCCCGCCGTGGCCGACGTCGCCGTCGTCGCCATGCCCGACGAGCAGTGGGGCGAGGGTGTCGCCGCCGCCGTCGTGCTCAAGGCCGGCGCCAGCGCCAGCATCGCCGAGCTGCAGGACCTGGTGCGTGACAAGCTGCGCTCCTCGCGGGTGCCGCAGGCCATCGTGTTCAAGGATGCGCTGCCCTACAACGAGCTGGGCAAGGTCCTGCGTCGCGTCATCCGCCAGGAATTCGTGCAACAGGCTGCCTGA